In the Sarcophilus harrisii chromosome 1, mSarHar1.11, whole genome shotgun sequence genome, one interval contains:
- the S100Z gene encoding protein S100-Z produces MPTQLEKAMDTLIKIFHCYSSKEGDMFKLNKGELKMLLQSELTDFLSCQKDPELVDKIMKDLDANKDNEVDFNEFVVMVAALTVACNDYFVEQLKKKGK; encoded by the exons ATGCCTACTCAGCTGGAGAAAGCCATGGACACCCTCATTAAAATCTTCCACTGTTACTCCAGCAAAGAAGGGGACATGTTCAAGCTCAACAAGGGGGAGTTGAAGATGCTGCTCCAGAGTGAGCTCACTGACTTCCTATCA tgcCAGAAGGATCCTGAGTTGGTTGACAAGATTATGAAGGACCTGGATGCCAATAAAGACAATGAAGTAGACTTTAATGAGTTTGTCGTTATGGTGGCTGCTCTGACAGTGGCTTGCAACGATTACTTTGTAgagcaactgaaaaaaaaaggaaagtag